From a region of the Rhinopithecus roxellana isolate Shanxi Qingling chromosome 8, ASM756505v1, whole genome shotgun sequence genome:
- the CARM1 gene encoding histone-arginine methyltransferase CARM1 isoform X4, translated as MQQSRDGKPGLPDAKACAPAQFYGYLSQQQNMMQDYVRTGTYQRAILQNHTDFKDKIVLDVGCGSGILSFFAAQAGARKIYAVEASTMAQHAEVLVKSNNLTDRIVVIPGKVEEVSLPEQVDIIISEPMGYMLFNERMLESYLHAKKYLKPSGNMFPTIGDVHLAPFTDEQLYMEQFTKANFWYQPSFHGVDLSALRGAAVDEYFRQPVVDTFDIRILMAKSVKYTVNFLEAKEGDLHRIEIPFKFHMLHSGLVHGLAFWFDVAFIGSIMTVWLSTAPTEPLTHWYQVRCLFQSPLFAKAGDTLSGTCLLIANKRQSYDISIVAQVDQTGSKSSNLLDLKNPFFRYTGTTPSPPPGSHYTSPSENMWNTGSTYNLSSGMAVAGEQGTPQCPANPGGRPHPRPGPCASSPDVSLSGHRDADRLRPEQCYCQWLQRGPQQPDSFRVLRRPGQRWWRHQCPLCSQQPVHHGRPCHLHGVTHVHPDQHHALRELGACPTD; from the exons TTTTATGGCTACCTGTCCCAGCAGCAGAACATGATGCAGGACTACGTGCGGACAGGCACCTACCAGCGCGCCATCCTGCAAAACCACACTGACTTCAAGGACAAG ATCGTTCTTGACGTTGGCTGTGGCTCCGGGATCCTGTCGTTTTTTGCCGCCCAAGCTGGAGCACGGAAAATCTACGCGGTGGAGGCCAGCACCATGGCCCAGCACGCCGAG GTCTTGGTGAAGAGTAACAACCTGACAGACCGCATCGTGGTCATCCCGGGCAAGGTGGAGGAGGTGTCGCTCCCCGAGCAGGTGGACATCATCATCTCGGAGCCCATGGGCTACATGCTCTTCAACGAGCGCATGCTGGAGAGCTACCTCCACGCCAAGAAGTACCTGAAGCCCAGCG gAAACATGTTTCCTACCATTGGTGACGTCCACCTTGCACCCTTCACGGATGAGCAGCTCTACATGGAGCAGTTCACCAAGGCCAACTTTTG GTACCAGCCATCGTTCCATGGAGTGGACCTGTCCGCCCTCCGAGGCGCCGCGGTGGATGAGTATTTCCGGCAGCCTGTGGTG GACACATTTGACATCCGGATCCTGATGGCCAAGTCTGTCAAGTACACGGTGAACTTCTTAGAAGCCAAAGAAGGAGATTTGCACAG GATAGAAATCCCATTCAAATTCCACATGCTGCATTCAGGGCTGGTCCATGGCCTGGCTTTCTGGTTTGACGTTGCTTTCATCGGCTCCAT AATGACCGTGTGGCTGTCCACAGCCCCGACAGAGCCCCTGACTCACTGGTACCAGGTGCGGTGCCTGTTCCAGTCACCACTGTTCGCCAAGGCAGGGGACACGCTCTCAGGGACATGTCTGCTTATTGCCAACAAGAG ACAGAGCTACGACATCAGTATTGTGGCCCAGGTGGACCAGACCGGCTCTAAGTCCAGTAACCTCCTGGATCTGAAAAACCCCTTCTTCAG ATACACGGGCACgacaccctcacccccacccggCTCCCACTACACATCTCCCTCGGAAAACATGTGGAACACGGGCAGCACCTACAACCTCAGCAGCGGGATGGCCGTGGCAGGTGAGCAGGGCACACCCCAATGCCCAGCCAACCCGGGAGGCCGCCCTCACCCCAGGCCTGGCCCCTGTGCCTCCAGCCCTGACGTCTCCCTCTCTGGGCACAGGGATGCCGACCGCCTACGACCTGAGCAGTGTTATTGCCAGTGGCTCCAGCGTGGGCCACAACAACCTGATTCCTTTAG GGTCCTCCGGCGCCCAGGGCAGCGGTGGTGGCGGCACCAGTGCCCATTATGCAGTCAACAGCCAGTTCACCATGGGCGGCCCTGCCATCTCCATGGCGTCACCCATGTCCATCCCGACCAACACCATGCACTACGGGAGCTAGGGGCCTGCCCCACGGACTGA